The sequence TACATTAAACCTCTCTCtccaaagaagtaaaagaaagaagaaaacagtcaGAAACCACCCATTCTAGGATGAGGCTGAAGTGTTGTAAAATGATACAATATCCAACAGAAAAtgccagttttttttaaattaatgttttccaTATTTATGCATAATACTGTGGACCATTAGGGCCACAAATAAATTACCAAAAAGTTTGaacaattatgaataattttaaaaagtagctaCTTTGATAAATATACTAAGGCAAGTGGATGACAAAACCCAATATGTTTTACCATATTTCATCAATTCTCTGatcatttattcacattttaactTCTGTGAAATTGAGGTGCTGCAGCTTACAATCAATGACATGTGTTTGaaagcatgtttttttcttttttaatacagaaaaaaagtgtGCTTTTCAATCCATGGTATATTTGGTAAAATACAGCAGCCAATCACCACCCCTGCGCACTCCTCAGAGATCCCCATCTGGATGGGGCCACTACTGTAAATCAATTTCTGTTACAGTGGGTGGCTGCTGATTCAATACTGGGGGTGGTAACTGGTCCTTTCCCCCAGCGTTAGGGCACAGTTCCTCTAGTGTTAGGGTGCAGCTCCCCCAAGGCAAGACTTCTGACCATGGTTCTCATGGTTGGAATATCAGCAACTGTAAAAATAAGATTCAGTttagtgggatagggagggtgggagggagacacaagagggagacgATATGGGGggatatatgttatatgtatagctgattcactttgttatacagcagaaactaacacaccactgtaaagcaattatactccaataaagatgtaataaataaataaataaagtgactattgattaaaaaaaagattcagtttAGCCACTTGCAAGGTACAGTAAAATCCGTGGCAAAGGAAATTAGAACTTTGCAATAGCCCTATATTGTCAGCCACAGGTCTTAAGTACCATCAAGCTGAAACAGGGCATCTCTTCCCCTAGTGCACAGACAGCCACCTGCAGAGCAAAGAGGGCTCCGCCTTTTCTTGAATTGTATGCTTCAGAGGGTTGCACTGTCATAACTTAGCATAGCATTACTATCTGAATGTTAAAATATTACCCCATTCCCAAAGCTAATATTTGATACCAATCACTGCTCATCATGAATAGACTAAAgcctgatttttctttccattctattATTGAAGAAAGGACTCATGGAATAGGCTCCAGTCATTGTTATAACTGATAGGGTCCAGGAAAACCAAATAGGTCACGCCCTTCATTTcgcaaagaaggaaataacagcCTCAGAGAAGTTGTCAGTTTGCTCATTTCCCCACAGCAAGATATTGATTGGTCCAGCCCCAAGTAGGACCCAGGTCTccccgccctgccctcccctccctctgtgtTGAACACAGTTCCCTCCTAATTTAATGGGTGATGGTTATGCTGGGGTTTCACAGTGGAACAGTTTACCTCTAGGCTTCTTATGCCAGTTCTTTTTAGGCCATTAGTAAAGGCACATCACAATATGCTTATTCAAGCCCAGATATGATCGAAATGGAAAAACTGGTGGCTGGTTCATACTCTTagctgtatttctatttttactgttttaaaatgcattagaACAGGCAAAGCAGGTGACATTCTTTGCATCTGTAGACCAATATTGTGAGTGCTAAAAAGACTAATGATGCGCCTGATTTCTGACTGGAGTTGGAACTCGTGGCTTTTGATTCCTAATCAAGTACTCCGGAGCATCATACCATGTAGCTGACATAGTTGGAGCAcaaggcaggaagaaaagaaaaagaaaacctaatagAACTTGCAATATAATAGGGCCAACTGGGCAAGAATAGAGAGGTTGGCTGAAATTTCCTGTTACTATCTGAGAAGTGGCAACCTGAACTCTTGGACAGTTTTGAACTTGTTTGGTTTAATGGTGAGATCATTTTCAAGGGAGCTGTCTTTAAGCTAAATAAACTGATGAGGTTTCATTATAATTCTAGAGTAATGTCTGAAGAGGTAGAAGAGATGATAAAGAATTCTATTTAAAGTTAGTGAAACTTTTCAATTCTATAgagattcatttttattactttgaaaGACGGATTACCTTATAAAGATCCAGGTACATACTAATAACTAAAATGAGATAAAGTAGTAAGAACAATAATTCCCCACAAATCTAGAATTTCCCCACAAATCTAGAATTTATATTAGTTTTTCATTAAAACTGTTCCATTTtgctgttttgtattttaaaatattaaaatccagaaacttaacacaacactgtaaatctatacttcaaaaaacaaaaagaaaaagtatccaGGGTAAACTTTAGACGAAACTGagataaataattatttactaaGAATTGTAATGTCTCTTCAACTTACTGTAAAGAGATACTTTGTTCCAGTATATgccattctctttgctttttccaCTCCACCACCTGTTGTATTACTCATTTCCATTATACTAGAAATCCTGTGCTCATTGCAGTTTGGTCTGAATTGTCCTACCACCAACATTCTTGGtgagaaaagaaagtaattgCCTGAATTAATGTATTCTAAGTTGCAGTCTATGTGGCAGATAGTTGATCTAAGAACCATTATTACCCCCTTCTTCCTTGCTAAGAGAACCCCAATTTGGGGGAGTAATAACATACCCAGGTGCTAGAGGTGAATCATAGTCTAATCATGATTCTGGTCTAGTCTAGTCATTGCCATGACTAATCACAGCAATACTGTTCCCTTTCCATAATCTGTAGTAATGTTTTCTCCCTCAttcttgatattggtaatttgccttctctcttctttcctgatCAGTCTAGAAATTTCTTTAATCCTAAAGAGTCTgtgtttggttttatttactttctctattttttgtttattttctatttcactgaattttcctttcttgattGTTCCTGACTTATGCTTGATTTGGGTGTttattgctcttctttttcttgttccttaagGGCGATGGTTAGATTTTtgattttacatgtttttttcttttttaatcgtGTGTGATTTGaatcctttgaaatttattgagacttggttatggcccagaatatgatttatcttggtaaatattctatgtgtacttgagaagaatgtgcttctaaagaatatatttaaaagtttcttctcttctgtttcatgagtattatttcttcctcttttccttttctcctcccgATTTTTAAGAAGTAATACCATACTGGttgcctgcagaaaggagaccagtGTGGCTTTGAACCATGTGACTATATTACCTATTCAGAAAATTTacagttttagaaatttttaaaaaatgataattgaATCATGGTAGTGGTTAAACACACCAAAAACATCTAcacgcacgcatgcacgcacacgcacacacacacacacacacaccccacatacccTAAAGGGTATCATTAGCACACCAGAAATATGAGGAATTCTTGGAAGATAGGAAATGGCAGATACAGTCAAATTAGTTAATTCAGAGAATTTGAAACATCTGTGGTAGAAAACTGAGGCCATTCAGACACACTTCAGGAACAGTCACCAAAACTGAAGCATTGTACAGAGTCCTAGGTCAGCAGTGAGATGAAAGACCTAATCTGTGAACGGTACATGTTTCATCCTGCCCtgagcctcccccacccctgcttccatTGGGCATAAGCACCTGTGCCATTTGACCACCTTTAATCTCCCAAAACTGCACTCCAAAGACAGTGAATGAGCTTAAGATACCTGTAGACCTGCACAGAAGGGAAACATCAGGACACAGCTACCTCGAAGGGAAAAACATTTGTCTTCTGATGTGAGAAATTACATCTTTCTTTTGGCAACAGTGAGGGTCTCTAGCCTACCTGAAAGCTCCATGCCATGTTCCCGCAAAGGAGGCCACTGAATAATTGACACGCTCTGCCCTCCCATTCCAAGGAGGAGACTATAAGTGAAATGGATGTCCGAACTCTAGAGCTTATCCGTGCTAATTACCGAGGCTAATCAAATGAGTCCTTTCTTCCTAAgtttaaatgaacaaaaaggcTTGCCAGACATTGAGGAAAGTAAAAGAGAAGATCATGATGAACAGACACAACTATTTCTGCAGAAAAAGCAAATACAATACAGGAAACAGAATAAATTCATATTCTCAGAATTTTAAGGAAGATAGTGGGTTTATAAAATGAGAGCAGGGTGCTATAAGAAGGAGCAATTAGAGAACAAGAGAAAGTCCTTGGAAGACAGAAATATTATTGCAAAATTTAAAGATTAATAGATGCCAGGTGCTCAGCGCAGTCGGCCTGCCTCACCCAGGCCTGGATGAAACCTGGAACACAGCTTTCGTGCCCCGCCCTCCGTGCACATCGACCCTCCcaatccccctccccccgccccccccccccccccccccccccgtaacGGAACCGGAacctcctttcccccctcccaAACCCGGGTAATGGGCCGCTCTTTCCGTCCATCCCAGAGCGGCCGCCCTCTTCGACCACATGGGAGCGCTCCGAGGCAGCTACCGCAGGCCCCGCGGCTTCACCTTCACACTTGCCACGCTGCCCGCGCCGCCCTCGCCGCCCTCGCAGGTGCGCCAGAACTACCACCCCGACTGCGAGGCCGCTGTCAACAGCCATTTCACCCTGGAGCTCCACGCCTCCTTCGTGTGCCTGGCCGCAGCCTTTTACCTCGACCGCGATGACGTGGCCTTGAAGCACTTCACCCAGTTCTTCCTGCGCCGCTCCCACGAGCACAGCGGGCGGGCCCAGGGCCTGATGGGCCTGCAGAACCAGCGCGGGGGCCGCCTCCATTTCCAAAACATCAGGAAGCCAGACATTGACGAGTGGAAGAGTGGCCTCAAGGCCATGAAGTCCGCCTTGTTCCTGGAGAAGCTCGTGAACCAGAGCCTGCTCCACCTGCACCAGCTGGCCACCGACATGAGCGACCCCCACCTGCGCCACTTCCTGGCAACTCACTACCTCCGCCAGCAGGTGGCGTTCGTCAGCGAGCTGGAGGGTCATGTCACCACCCTGAGCATGATGGGGGCCCCGGACGTTGACCTGGCAGGGTCCCTCTTTGACAAGCTCACCCTGGACGACAGTGACAAGAACTGAGCGTGGACTGGACTTCCCCAGAGCCACGGGGTGACCAGAGTGCTGGTCACCGTGCCTGCCATGTACACGGCAATAGTGCCCTTGCAGAAGaaattcgattttttttttttttttttgcaacaagTGCAGGACTCTCTTTTCCTGGACTTTATcacttaagtttttttcttccagtttttccgTTTCTTCCAATAAAGTTATTggttcataaataaataaaggtctcTGGTTGATTCATGTGGGCAAAtctcattttttaagttttaaaacaggTATCCAGGAGTCTCTGAATACAGCCATACCCCAACCATATGCAGCTCAGGATCTCCACTGGGAGGGAGAAGGTGTTCCATGGGGCCCTGGAAAACACAAAATCAGTCTTCCCCTCATAAATAATGTGGGTATATGGGGGTagactggggtggggtggagtgaggTAGGGGTCCCTGGTGAATGTGGGTGCATGTGCATAGTAAAAGTATAGAACCATAGCCTGAAAATCATGATTGCAGTTGCCTCTGGGGAACAAGTGAAGGGAATGGGATTGCGCAGGGGTTAAAATAAAGGGAGCCTTCAGTTTCACCTGAAATGTTTATGTTCATTAATCATGCAAATACTATTGGTTAAGTATGAGTAGCAAGATGGGGGGTGGAGGAGTTTGGAAGTCTGAATGGTGGAGTATCTCTTTGACAAGTTCACTCTGGGCAACAGTGATAATGGAAAAATGAGTGTTAGGCTGTCTTGCTCAGAAACAACGGGGGTGACTTCCCATGGTCACCAATGCCTGGCATGCATGTTGTAATAACAAAACATCCacttatatatgttttctttcctttgtatcgtatgtgtatatgcatgcgtgtgtgtgtgtgtgtgtgtgtgtatgtgtgtattttaattcCAACCAGCAGCAGAGTTCATTTTGAATCTCTAGACTACATTCTGAATGTTTGCTTAGGAAGACGCCCTTTGTTGAAAAGCAGTTCGGCGATCACATTACTGGAAATGATGTAGCTGCTTCCTAGACCTTTCCTGAGCCTGGCTGTATTTCTGCCCTTGGGTTTCATATATCCAACTTTGATTTAGTTTTTGTTATTTGCTACCAAGAGAACCAAAGCTAAGATGTCTTATTATCAACACGCTTTTACCAGCCCCCACTGTATTTACAGTAGAGTAAATAGCTCTTCTAGGGtaataaatgacatttttctctttatccctaCTACGGAGCCCACTGAAAGGGAAAAGGATCAAGGGTAGAAGGGATCAAATAAGAACAATTGCCCGGTTGATTCGTGTGTGCAACTCTCTTacctttaaagttttaaaagaagtatCCAGGAGTCTCTCCAGCTACCCATGCCCAGTCCACATGTAGCTCAGGATCtccacagagggagggaggtggtgtTCCATGGGACCCTGGAAAACACAAAATCCGTCTTCCCCTAATAAACAATGTGGGGGTGGCCTGGGGCCCTGGTGAATGTGGATGTCTCTACATAGTTGAAGTATAAAAACATGCCCTGAAAATCATGATTGGGGTTGATCAGGGGAAAGAGTGAAGGGAATGAGACTGGGCAGGGGTTGAACTAAAGGGGGTCTTCACTTTAATGGTTAATTCTGGATTAGCAAGATGGGGGGCCCTGGAAGCCAACACGGCAGAGTCCCTCTTTGAAAAGCTCACCCTGTGCTACAGTGTTAAGGGAAACTGAGCCTTAGCCTGTCTTCCCCATAGATGTGAGGGTAACTTCCTCTGGTCCCCTATGCAGGACATGCAGTTGTCCTTAGAAAACCTCTACTTTCCCCTTATAAACAGTGTGGTTATGTGGGGTGAGGTGAGAGGGGCGGTTTGGGGCTCTGGTGTCTGTGGGTGCATGTGTATGGTAAAAATGTGGATAAAAACATGTTCTGTAATGCATCATACCGGTTGCCTCCCAGGAAGAAGTGAAAAACGGGATTGGGCAGGGGTTAAATAAATGGAGTCTTCAACTTTATCTGAAGTATTTTAGCTTATTAAATTATGCAAGTGTTAATGTTTATTACTTCTCAGTAATTCTAGTTCATTCTAGTTGTTAACAAcatcaggatttccttctttcccatggctaatactccattgtgtgtgtgtgtgtgtgtgtgtgtgtgtgtgtgtgtgtgtgtgtgtatgtatatatatatactcccggaccagggcacgaacctgtgtcccctgcatcggcaggcagactctcaaccactgtgccaccagggaagcccggttcagtttattcttaaatattttattgcttttgattttattgtgaataagattgttttctttatttttcagatgtcttgttagtgtatagaaaataCAACTGTTtacattagttttgtatcctgcaactttcctGAATTCCTTGATTAGTTATAACAGGTTtttggtggcgtctttaggactttatatatataaagtcgtatcatctgcaaagacattctgacttcttcctttccagtatggtttccttttatttctctttcttgcctgattgctatggctgggacttccagtactatgttgaataggagtggtgaaagtgggattcttgtcttgttcctgatcttagaggaaaagctttcaacttttcatcaTTGtggatgatgttagctgtggacttgcTCTATATGGcttgtattatgttgaggtgtctTCTCTCTATACccaatttaagaatttttatcatgaaagaatgtattttattaaattatttttcttcatcaaggtgatcatatgatttttatcttccaTTCTATTAATATAGTGGGTcagtttttgatttgcatatgttaaacTATCCTTCCATCCcagtgataaatcccacttgatcatagaaCGTGacctttttaatgtgctgctcAGTTCAGTTTGCAAAGGTTATACTGAAcagggatattgacctgtagttttttttcttgcagtgtccttacctggctttggtattagggtaatgctagCCTTGTAAGATGATTTttggagtgttccctcctctccaattttttggaagtgtttgagaaggattggtgttaattcttctttaaatgtttggtagaattcaccagggaaACCATCTGGTTCTGGCTTTTCTTTGGGAGAGCTTTTTCATTAGTGATTCACTTACCCTGCTCATTAttgttctgttcagattttctgtttcttcctgataaAAGTCTTGGTAGTTGCATGTTTCtcagaatttatccatttcttctaggttccaatttgttggtgtatagttGTTTATAGGATCtcctatgatcctttgtatttctgtggtatcagttgtaatgtctcctctttcatttctgattttgagtctttttttttccttagtctaGCCAAAGGttgtcaatttcattatttttttttcttgatgtatgCATTTGTCACTATgcatttccctcttagaactgttgtTTGTGCATCCCATTTGTTTTCATATGCTGTGTTTCCACTTTTGTTTGCCTCAAGATAATATTCTATTTCCCTTTTGAATTGTTCTGTGACCCTTTGGTTGTTCAggagtatgtttttttaatttccacatattggtgatttttccagctttccttcCATTGCtgacttctagtttcataccattgtgctCAGGAAAgttacttggtatgatttcagtcttcttaaatttgctaagactttTTCTGAGACTTACCATgcgatctatactggagaatgtttctcctgtgcttgagaagaatgtgtgtgttCTCCTGCTGTTGGATGGGATgatctgtatatatctatttgACCCCTTTGACCTAAAGTACAGTAAAGTCCAAcctttcctcattgattttctgtctggatgatctgtgtTGAGAGTGGAGTATTAAAGgccccaactattattgtattgctatttatttctccttttacatctcttagtatttgctttatattacTTAGGCATTCtgtgttgggtgcctaaatatttacacttgttatatcttcttgatgaattgactcctttatcataaTGACTTTGTGTCTTTTGCCATATTTagctttaagtctattttgtgtgatagaTGCATAGCTACTTATGCTTTGTTTTGGTTATATTTGCTAGAAATACCTTTTTCCACCCCTACactctatatatatgtatgtcctTAAAGCTAAAGTAATTCTCTTGTAGGCAACTTATcactggatcttgttttttttatccattcagccatcctatgtcttttgattagagaatttaatccttttatgtttaaaataattatttataggtaaggacttactattgccattttgttcattgttttctgactgttttgtacatcctttgttcctttttttgcctctcttgctgtcttgatttgatgactttttgtagtggtatgctttgattccttttattataatcttttttttgtatctaaCACAGGTTTTTCCCTTGCATCTTTGGGGTTGGTTACTGATGATTATTGTGATCCTTTGGTCATGTCATGTTTCCTTGATgtttttcatgttccttgaagTTTTGCATTGCTGT is a genomic window of Phocoena sinus isolate mPhoSin1 chromosome X, mPhoSin1.pri, whole genome shotgun sequence containing:
- the LOC116747977 gene encoding ferritin heavy chain-like — encoded protein: MKKLAAALFDHMGALRGSYRRPRGFTFTLATLPAPPSPPSQVRQNYHPDCEAAVNSHFTLELHASFVCLAAAFYLDRDDVALKHFTQFFLRRSHEHSGRAQGLMGLQNQRGGRLHFQNIRKPDIDEWKSGLKAMKSALFLEKLVNQSLLHLHQLATDMSDPHLRHFLATHYLRQQVAFVSELEGHVTTLSMMGAPDVDLAGSLFDKLTLDDSDKN